The following proteins are encoded in a genomic region of Elgaria multicarinata webbii isolate HBS135686 ecotype San Diego chromosome 16, rElgMul1.1.pri, whole genome shotgun sequence:
- the LOC134409544 gene encoding tropomodulin-2 has product MSVPFRKELEKYKNINEDEILSKLSEEELKQLENVLDDLDPENALLPAGFRQKDQTRKGATGPFDRERLLSYLEKQALEHQDREDVVPFTGEKKGKVFIPKERPIETHTEEKVTLDPELEEALASASDTELYDIAAVLGVHNLVNNPKFDEGTTTKDGKETVRNVVKGEKVKPVFEEPPNPTNIESSLQRMRANDPTLLEVNLNNIKNIPIPTLKEFAKALETNAHVMKFSLAATRSNDPVAIAFADMLKVNKTLKSLNIESNFITGTGILALIDALKGNETLTEIKIDNQRQQLGTAVEMEIAQMLEENSQILKFGYQFTKQGPRTRVAAAITKNNDLVRKKRVEGERH; this is encoded by the exons ATGTCAGTGCCATTCCGGAAAGAGCTGGAGAAATACAAGAACATCAACGAAGATGAAATTCTCAGCAAGCTCTCCGAAGAAGAACTGAAACAGCTGGAGAACGTTCTTGATGACTTGGATCCGGAG AATGCCCTTCTGCCAGCGGGCTTCCGACAGAAGGATCAGACAAGAAAAGGTGCTACGGGACCTTTCGACAGAGAGCGGCtcttgtcctacctggagaaacaAGCACTGGAGCACCAAGATAGAGAAGACGTTGTACCTTTTACTGGAGAAAAGAAAG gaaaagtgTTTATCCCTAAAGAAAGACCAATAGAAACCCACACAGAGGAGAAGGTGACTCTGGATCCCGAATTAGAAGAAGCCCTGGCCAGCGCCTCTGATACTGAGCTCTATGATATAGCAG CTGTCCTCGGAGTGCACAACTTGGTCAACAACCCAAAGTTCGATGAGGGAACCACCACTAAAGATGGCAAAGAAACCGTGAGAA ACGTGGTCAAGGGTGAAAAGGTGAAGCCTGTTTTTGAGGAACCGCCTAACCCGACCAACATCGAATCCAGTTTGCAGAGGATGAGGGCCAACGATCCTACCCTCCTGGAAGTCAATTTGAATAACATCAAG AATATCCCAATTCCAACCCTGAAAGAATTTGCAAAAGCTTTGGAAACTAATGCCCATGTGATGAAATTCAGCCTGGCTGCCACACGGAGCAACGACCCTGTTGCAATT GCTTTTGCAGATATGTTAAAAGTGAACAAGACACTGAAAAGTCTAAATATAGAATCCAATTTCATAACTGGGACAGGCATCCTTGCCTTGATTGATGCTCTGAAAGGGAATGAAACACTGACAGAGATAAAAATTGACAATCAG AGGCAACAGCTTGGCACAGCAGTAGAGATGGAGATTGCTCAGATGTTGGAGGAGAACTCGCAGATCCTCAAATTCGGGTACCAGTTTACAAAGCAAGGGCCAAGAACCAGGGTAGCAGCAGCCATCACGAAAAATAATGACCTGG TTCGCAAGAAGCGAGTGGAAGGAGAACGTCACTAG